The DNA segment AGTGATGGCAATTCCAGAGGTACGGATATTTCCGATAGCGCATCGGATCTGACGCGCATGACCGATGCCGATCCGCAAGCCCTTGCCGCCTATTACGACAAATGGGCTGAAAGCTATGATGCGGATTTGCCCAAGATGGGCTATGACGCGCCCAAGCGGGCGGCGGCGATCATGGTTGAGCACGGGGTTCCGTTTGATGCGCCGGTTCTCGATGCCGGATGTGGCACCGGATTGACGGGGTTGGAGCTTTCAAGGGCTGGGTATACCGACATCACCGGTATTGATCTGTCGCTGGAATCCCTGCAGGCGGCTGAGGCCAAGGGCGTTTATCGCCACCTT comes from the Thalassospira sp. ER-Se-21-Dark genome and includes:
- a CDS encoding class I SAM-dependent methyltransferase — protein: MTGASDGNSRGTDISDSASDLTRMTDADPQALAAYYDKWAESYDADLPKMGYDAPKRAAAIMVEHGVPFDAPVLDAGCGTGLTGLELSRAGYTDITGIDLSLESLQAAEAKGVYRHLKKRDMNKTLAFGDNGFAAVQCIGTLTYVRETRQLFSEFCRVVKPGGIVCFTQRTDLYDDDFIKAIQATTKARKWELISHSDPMPYLPNHEDFADKKHIFYDVYRVK